One Antarctobacter heliothermus DNA segment encodes these proteins:
- the hpt gene encoding hypoxanthine phosphoribosyltransferase yields the protein MTQRPYVVDKMISAKSIAARIEALAREIDREFADTDKLVVVGLLRGSFVFIADLVRELDLPVEVDFLEASSYGSAMESSREVRILKDLRGGIEGRDVLVVEDIIDTGFTMHHVIHLLNARGPRKLKVIALLDKPTRREVEVRADWIGFEIPDEFVVGYGIDFAQRNRNLPYIGKVRFTD from the coding sequence ATGACACAGCGTCCATATGTCGTAGACAAGATGATCTCTGCCAAATCCATCGCCGCCCGGATCGAGGCGCTGGCGCGCGAGATCGACCGTGAGTTTGCGGACACTGACAAGCTGGTGGTGGTGGGATTGCTGCGCGGCAGTTTCGTGTTCATCGCCGATCTGGTGCGCGAGCTGGACCTGCCGGTGGAGGTCGATTTCCTGGAGGCGTCCTCATACGGGAGCGCGATGGAAAGCAGCCGAGAGGTGCGCATTCTCAAGGACTTGCGCGGCGGGATCGAGGGGCGCGATGTGCTGGTGGTCGAGGATATCATCGACACAGGGTTCACCATGCACCATGTGATCCACCTGCTGAATGCGCGCGGGCCGCGCAAGTTGAAGGTGATCGCCCTGCTGGACAAGCCGACGCGGCGCGAGGTGGAGGTGCGGGCCGACTGGATCGGGTTCGAGATCCCCGATGAGTTTGTGGTCGGCTACGGCATCGACTTTGCCCAACGGAACCGCAACCTGCCCTATATCGGCAAGGTGCGGTTCACCGACTGA
- a CDS encoding ammonium transporter: protein MNGADTAWIIVATALVLFMTLPGLALFYGGLVRSRNVLSVFMQCYAIACLMSVLWFVVGYSIAFGEGNAIWGGLDKAFLNGITADTLAGTLPEVLFFAFQMTFAIITPALIVGAYVERVGFGFVLLFSGLWMLLCYAPVVHWVWGGGMLADGGIFGETGVKDFAGGIVVHETAGLAALLIAFFLGPRKNHTTPPHNPGYVMIGAAMLWVGWFGFNGGSQLAADGGAAMALTVTHLSAAAASLTWALWERIKFGKSSMVGMVTGTIAGLASITPASGFVGPVQALIIGAVAGILCQEAVNLIRNKMKIDDTLDVFAVHGVGGIFGTIMIAVFGLGSWAAQLGSLAVVGVFTVVVTAVLIFVVKAITPLRVDDETEVNGLDITVHGERAYDHAS, encoded by the coding sequence ATGAACGGAGCGGATACCGCCTGGATCATCGTGGCGACGGCGCTGGTGCTGTTTATGACATTGCCGGGGCTGGCGCTGTTTTACGGCGGGCTTGTGCGGTCACGGAACGTGTTGAGCGTCTTTATGCAGTGCTACGCCATCGCCTGTCTGATGAGCGTTCTGTGGTTTGTCGTGGGTTATTCCATCGCTTTCGGCGAGGGGAACGCGATCTGGGGCGGGCTGGACAAGGCATTTCTGAACGGCATCACCGCAGACACGCTGGCGGGCACTCTGCCCGAGGTGCTGTTCTTTGCCTTTCAGATGACCTTTGCGATCATCACACCGGCGCTGATTGTGGGGGCCTATGTAGAGCGGGTCGGCTTTGGCTTTGTGCTGCTGTTCTCGGGCCTGTGGATGCTGCTGTGTTATGCGCCGGTGGTCCATTGGGTCTGGGGCGGCGGGATGCTGGCCGATGGCGGGATCTTTGGGGAGACCGGCGTCAAGGATTTCGCGGGCGGTATCGTGGTGCATGAAACGGCAGGGCTTGCGGCGCTGCTGATCGCGTTCTTCCTTGGGCCGCGCAAGAACCACACCACGCCGCCGCACAACCCGGGCTATGTGATGATCGGGGCGGCGATGCTGTGGGTCGGATGGTTCGGCTTTAACGGGGGCTCGCAGCTGGCGGCGGACGGAGGGGCTGCGATGGCGCTGACTGTCACGCATCTGTCGGCGGCGGCGGCCTCACTGACATGGGCGCTGTGGGAGCGGATCAAATTCGGCAAGTCGTCCATGGTGGGCATGGTGACGGGGACAATTGCGGGGCTTGCCTCGATCACCCCGGCGTCAGGCTTTGTCGGGCCGGTGCAGGCGCTGATCATCGGGGCTGTGGCGGGCATTCTCTGCCAAGAGGCGGTCAACCTGATCCGCAACAAGATGAAGATCGACGACACGCTGGATGTTTTTGCGGTGCATGGCGTCGGCGGGATCTTTGGGACGATCATGATCGCGGTCTTTGGCCTTGGATCATGGGCGGCACAGTTGGGGTCTCTGGCGGTGGTCGGGGTCTTTACCGTTGTGGTGACCGCGGTCCTGATCTTTGTGGTCAAGGCGATCACGCCCCTACGGGTCGATGATGAGACCGAGGTGAATGGGCTGGACATCACCGTGCATGGCGAACGGGCCTATGATCATGCGAGTTGA
- a CDS encoding CinA family protein: protein MTIAQHIVEKATQTGQTVTTAESCTGGMVAAAITDIAGSSAAFERGFVTYSNLAKTEMLGVSPATLEAHGAVSEEVAREMAMGARGAARANVAVAISGIAGPGGSEFKPEGRVCYGLATANGVTTQTIDHGALGRAEVRAAARDHALRLLMSGLG, encoded by the coding sequence GTGACGATCGCGCAGCACATCGTCGAGAAGGCGACACAAACCGGCCAGACCGTCACCACCGCCGAAAGCTGTACCGGCGGCATGGTCGCCGCCGCGATCACTGATATTGCCGGATCTTCCGCTGCGTTTGAACGCGGCTTTGTCACCTACTCCAATCTGGCAAAGACCGAAATGCTGGGCGTGTCGCCCGCCACGCTGGAAGCGCATGGCGCGGTGTCGGAAGAGGTCGCGCGCGAAATGGCCATGGGCGCGCGGGGGGCGGCGCGGGCGAACGTGGCGGTGGCGATCAGCGGGATTGCCGGTCCCGGCGGGTCCGAGTTCAAACCCGAGGGGCGGGTTTGCTACGGGCTGGCGACGGCCAATGGCGTCACGACCCAGACCATCGATCATGGCGCCCTGGGTCGCGCAGAGGTGCGCGCGGCGGCACGGGACCACGCGTTGCGCCTGTTGATGTCGGGGCTTGGCTGA
- a CDS encoding bifunctional 2-C-methyl-D-erythritol 4-phosphate cytidylyltransferase/2-C-methyl-D-erythritol 2,4-cyclodiphosphate synthase, with protein sequence MNTGIIIVAAGRGTRAGGELPKQWQCVGGQPVARWTLAAFTGRGPIVMVIHPDDRAEAEAAAQGLDVRLISGGAERAASVLAGLEALAEFAPDKVLIHDVARPCVTATVIEAVLAALDTHAGAAPALAVTDALWTGDAGLVSGTQDRTGLYRAQTPQGFDFAQILSAHRAHTGGAADDVAVARAAGMTVAIVPGDEANLKITEAGDFSRAAKQLRGNMDVRLGNGFDVHAFEDGDHVMLCGVAVPHTHKLKGHSDADVGMHAVTDALYGALAEGDIGRHFPPSDPKWKGAESAIFLRHAVNLARTRGYAIGNIDLTLICERPKIGPHAAEMTSKMADVMDLDSSRISIKATTSERLGFTGREEGIAALATATLVSS encoded by the coding sequence ATGAACACTGGGATCATCATCGTCGCCGCAGGCCGTGGCACGCGGGCTGGCGGGGAACTTCCGAAACAATGGCAATGCGTTGGCGGCCAACCCGTGGCGCGCTGGACGCTTGCGGCCTTTACCGGGCGCGGGCCGATCGTCATGGTGATCCACCCCGACGACAGAGCCGAGGCCGAGGCAGCGGCGCAGGGACTGGATGTGCGGCTCATTTCGGGTGGCGCAGAGCGGGCCGCATCTGTGCTGGCGGGGCTGGAGGCATTGGCGGAATTCGCGCCAGACAAGGTGCTGATCCATGACGTGGCGCGCCCTTGCGTGACTGCCACCGTCATAGAGGCGGTTCTGGCGGCGCTGGACACCCATGCGGGCGCGGCCCCGGCGCTGGCCGTTACGGATGCGCTGTGGACCGGCGATGCAGGGCTGGTATCGGGAACACAAGACCGCACCGGGCTATACCGCGCGCAGACCCCGCAAGGGTTTGATTTCGCGCAAATTCTGTCCGCTCATCGCGCCCATACTGGTGGTGCGGCAGATGATGTGGCCGTGGCCCGTGCGGCGGGCATGACAGTGGCCATCGTACCCGGCGACGAGGCCAACCTGAAAATCACCGAAGCGGGGGATTTTTCCCGTGCTGCCAAACAGTTACGAGGGAATATGGATGTAAGGCTTGGCAATGGGTTCGACGTGCACGCGTTTGAGGACGGTGACCATGTCATGCTCTGCGGCGTCGCCGTCCCGCACACGCACAAGCTCAAAGGGCATTCTGATGCCGATGTGGGCATGCACGCGGTTACGGACGCCCTTTACGGTGCGCTGGCCGAGGGCGACATCGGACGGCACTTTCCTCCCTCCGATCCGAAGTGGAAGGGCGCCGAGAGTGCGATTTTCCTGCGTCATGCGGTCAATCTGGCCCGCACGCGAGGCTATGCAATCGGCAACATCGACCTGACGCTGATCTGTGAGCGACCAAAGATCGGCCCACATGCCGCAGAAATGACTTCGAAAATGGCAGATGTCATGGATTTGGACAGCAGCCGCATATCGATCAAGGCCACCACGTCAGAGCGGTTGGGCTTTACCGGACGCGAAGAAGGCATCGCCGCGCTGGCCACTGCAACACTGGTGTCCTCATGA
- a CDS encoding MmgE/PrpD family protein, translating into MTSPFTPIIDAARAADTDTARAIMALSALDWAACGIAGQAEPVSVKTRALIGDEGGAPQATLFGGGRAPMRGAALVNGATSHALDYDDTHFAHIGHPSVAVLPAALAVGERYGKTLPQILDAARLGAEASIRFGLRFGRAHYQAGYHQTATAGAFGACLAAAELMDLTEDQTLHALGLVSTRASGLKSQFGTMGKPFNAGIAASNGVESAWLAAQGFISNPDALDTTNGFVQTHICDGDTTQPPGALLETLSHKYHACCHGLHATLEALALLPRPDATQVKAVTITTHPRWLTVCNIAAPRTGLEAKFSYRLVAALSLLGHDTAALDTFSDALCTDPQIIALRDRVTVQTDDTLKETEALLTLDTDGSYEAHFDLEAPMPLDTRANRLRAKAAALVGPDRAAALWQAIESGDRAAFSAEIAG; encoded by the coding sequence ATGACATCCCCCTTTACCCCGATCATCGACGCCGCCCGCGCCGCCGACACCGATACCGCCCGCGCCATCATGGCGCTCTCGGCGCTCGACTGGGCGGCCTGCGGAATCGCCGGACAGGCCGAGCCGGTCAGCGTCAAGACCCGCGCCCTGATCGGGGATGAGGGCGGCGCCCCACAGGCCACGCTTTTTGGCGGGGGCAGGGCACCGATGCGCGGCGCGGCGCTGGTCAATGGCGCGACCTCACATGCGCTGGACTATGACGATACCCATTTCGCCCATATCGGCCACCCTTCTGTGGCCGTCCTGCCCGCCGCGCTGGCAGTCGGAGAGCGTTACGGCAAGACCCTGCCGCAGATCCTCGACGCCGCCCGCCTCGGGGCAGAGGCCTCGATCCGCTTTGGCCTGCGCTTTGGCCGCGCGCATTATCAGGCGGGCTATCACCAGACCGCCACCGCCGGGGCCTTTGGCGCATGCCTCGCCGCTGCGGAACTGATGGACCTGACCGAAGACCAGACCCTGCACGCCCTCGGCCTTGTCTCGACTCGCGCCTCCGGCCTGAAATCGCAGTTCGGCACCATGGGCAAACCCTTCAACGCCGGAATCGCCGCGTCCAACGGGGTCGAATCCGCGTGGCTCGCCGCGCAGGGGTTCATCTCGAACCCCGACGCGCTCGATACCACCAACGGCTTTGTTCAGACCCACATCTGCGACGGAGACACAACGCAGCCGCCCGGCGCTCTGCTGGAAACCCTCAGCCACAAATACCACGCCTGTTGCCACGGGTTGCACGCCACGCTAGAGGCGCTGGCCCTGCTGCCGCGCCCCGACGCAACACAGGTCAAAGCCGTCACAATCACCACTCATCCGCGCTGGCTGACCGTCTGCAACATCGCCGCGCCGCGCACCGGGCTAGAGGCGAAATTCTCCTACCGCCTTGTGGCGGCGTTGTCCCTGCTGGGCCATGACACGGCGGCGCTCGACACCTTTTCCGACGCGCTGTGTACCGATCCGCAGATCATCGCCCTGCGTGACCGCGTCACGGTACAAACCGACGACACCCTGAAGGAAACAGAGGCACTGCTAACGCTCGACACCGACGGCAGTTATGAGGCGCATTTTGATCTGGAGGCGCCGATGCCGCTGGACACCCGCGCCAATCGCCTGCGCGCCAAGGCGGCGGCCTTGGTGGGCCCCGACCGCGCCGCCGCCCTCTGGCAAGCCATCGAGTCCGGGGATCGCGCGGCATTCAGCGCCGAAATCGCCGGGTGA
- a CDS encoding c-type cytochrome: protein MRTFLKLVILAAIVGAGIGLWVTAPNRVDAAKFDGLTGDAARGETVFTAAGCASCHHTKGAEDKLVLTGGMEFVSDFGTFYAPNISPHPQEGIGDWTLEEFANAVTRGVNPKGQHYYPAFPYTAYTKMADQDLVDLWSYVQTLPASDVASKPHDVGFPFNIRRSVGGWKFLFMSDDYVMEADGNERGRYLVESLAHCAECHTPRNPVGALDKSRWMGGAPNPSGSGTIPPLTPDKLDWSAEDVAYYLESGFTPTFDAVGGHMAEVVENFAHLSAEDRNAVAAYIKALPPLGD from the coding sequence GTGCGCACATTCCTGAAACTTGTGATCCTGGCGGCGATTGTCGGCGCCGGGATTGGCCTGTGGGTCACAGCCCCCAACCGCGTCGATGCGGCGAAATTCGACGGTTTGACCGGCGATGCCGCGCGTGGCGAGACGGTGTTCACCGCCGCTGGTTGTGCGTCGTGTCACCACACCAAGGGGGCCGAGGACAAACTGGTCCTGACCGGCGGGATGGAGTTTGTATCGGACTTTGGCACCTTTTATGCGCCCAACATCTCGCCCCACCCCCAAGAGGGAATCGGCGATTGGACGCTCGAAGAGTTTGCCAATGCGGTGACGCGGGGTGTGAACCCCAAGGGACAGCACTATTACCCGGCCTTCCCTTACACCGCCTATACCAAGATGGCGGATCAGGATCTGGTCGACCTGTGGTCCTATGTGCAGACGCTGCCCGCCAGCGATGTTGCCAGCAAACCGCATGACGTGGGCTTTCCGTTCAATATCCGCCGGTCGGTTGGCGGTTGGAAGTTCCTGTTCATGTCCGACGACTATGTGATGGAGGCGGACGGCAACGAACGCGGCCGTTATCTGGTCGAATCACTGGCCCATTGCGCGGAATGCCATACGCCGCGCAACCCGGTCGGCGCGCTGGACAAGAGCCGGTGGATGGGCGGCGCGCCCAACCCATCCGGCAGTGGCACCATTCCGCCATTGACCCCGGACAAACTGGACTGGTCAGCAGAGGATGTGGCCTATTATCTCGAGTCCGGCTTTACCCCCACGTTTGACGCGGTGGGTGGCCATATGGCCGAGGTGGTAGAGAATTTTGCCCATTTGTCCGCCGAGGACCGCAATGCGGTTGCGGCCTACATCAAGGCACTACCGCCGCTTGGGGACTGA
- the dusB gene encoding tRNA dihydrouridine synthase DusB encodes MGFDLGDRQITVPVLLAPLAGITDLPFRTLVSRFGAGLVVSEMIASGEFLTARPGTREKAELGAQIENTSVQIAGREAGPMAEAARRVADMGARVIDINMGCPAKKVTGGWSGSALMRAPDHALRLIEAVVEAVDLPVTLKTRLGWDVDCLNAPDLARRAEGAGVRMIVIHGRTRCQFYKGAANWAAINEVKSAVQVPVIANGDVVDASAAKDALRLSGADGVMIGRGAQGAPWRLAQVAHALYGAPKPDVPRGRALIDMVCGHYEAMLDFYGATLGNRVARKHLGWYMDAANTPPTLRKRLLTERDTRAVLSLLPEALSAEAEVA; translated from the coding sequence TTGGGCTTTGATCTTGGAGATCGGCAGATCACCGTTCCTGTTTTGCTGGCACCGCTGGCGGGAATCACCGATCTGCCGTTTCGCACACTTGTTTCGCGCTTTGGCGCTGGTCTTGTTGTGTCCGAGATGATCGCCAGCGGCGAATTTCTGACCGCGCGCCCCGGCACGCGGGAAAAGGCCGAACTGGGCGCGCAGATAGAGAATACGTCGGTTCAGATCGCCGGTCGAGAGGCGGGACCGATGGCAGAGGCGGCGCGCCGGGTGGCCGATATGGGCGCGCGGGTGATCGACATCAACATGGGGTGCCCTGCGAAGAAGGTGACAGGCGGATGGTCCGGGTCGGCGCTGATGCGGGCGCCGGATCACGCGCTGCGCCTGATAGAGGCGGTTGTTGAGGCGGTGGATTTACCAGTGACGTTAAAGACGCGGCTTGGCTGGGATGTGGACTGTTTGAACGCGCCGGATCTGGCGCGCAGGGCCGAAGGTGCAGGCGTCAGGATGATCGTCATTCATGGCCGCACGCGCTGTCAGTTTTACAAGGGTGCGGCCAACTGGGCCGCAATAAATGAGGTGAAGAGCGCTGTGCAAGTGCCTGTAATTGCGAACGGAGATGTCGTTGACGCCTCCGCTGCCAAAGACGCGCTGCGCCTGTCCGGGGCGGATGGCGTCATGATCGGACGCGGGGCGCAAGGGGCCCCTTGGCGGTTGGCGCAGGTTGCCCATGCCCTGTACGGCGCACCAAAACCGGACGTGCCCCGGGGCCGTGCGTTGATCGATATGGTCTGCGGACACTATGAGGCCATGCTGGACTTCTACGGGGCCACTCTGGGCAACCGTGTCGCGCGCAAACATCTGGGATGGTACATGGATGCCGCCAACACGCCGCCAACGTTGCGCAAACGCCTGCTGACTGAACGGGACACGCGTGCCGTCCTGAGCCTGCTGCCAGAGGCGCTGAGCGCCGAGGCGGAGGTCGCGTGA
- a CDS encoding tetratricopeptide repeat protein, translated as MYRSLVALIALWPLAAPAQGALDAPVSPALAEARDHWLNGRYDGIWDTVRQEAEDGHPVAQNMLGAGLSEKDSGQGLPYDPAAALDWYGRAAAQGFARAHFNMALFWQEDHAGFGIDYAKARAEAETAVALDYPQAYNILGDMAHHGRGTPADMVQALEWYRKGADAGTFNGLREVGYAYYHGNGVAEDVDLSRLYLERAVAAGDKKAIPDLAWLYEGNDGIAQDLVKSWLLYRLGVERGVPKAAYELGLFVAWADYKGHWHNPVQGYGYCLVAIDWGHTLNDADIAEECELLAEGFDDDQRAAARAFAEDIKTR; from the coding sequence ATGTACCGTTCTCTTGTCGCGCTTATTGCGCTCTGGCCGCTGGCTGCCCCGGCCCAAGGTGCGTTGGACGCACCGGTTTCCCCCGCCTTGGCAGAGGCCCGCGATCACTGGCTGAACGGGCGCTATGACGGCATCTGGGACACCGTCCGGCAAGAGGCCGAAGACGGCCATCCGGTGGCGCAAAACATGCTGGGCGCCGGTCTGTCAGAAAAGGACAGCGGACAGGGGCTCCCCTATGATCCGGCGGCCGCGCTGGACTGGTACGGGCGCGCCGCTGCACAGGGCTTTGCCCGCGCGCATTTCAACATGGCGCTGTTCTGGCAAGAGGATCACGCAGGTTTTGGCATCGACTATGCCAAGGCCCGCGCAGAGGCCGAAACCGCCGTCGCGCTGGACTATCCGCAGGCCTACAACATCCTTGGCGACATGGCGCACCACGGGCGCGGCACCCCGGCGGACATGGTGCAGGCGCTGGAGTGGTATCGCAAGGGGGCCGATGCGGGCACCTTCAACGGGCTGCGTGAGGTCGGCTATGCCTACTATCACGGCAATGGCGTCGCCGAGGACGTCGACCTGTCGCGCCTCTATCTGGAACGCGCGGTCGCCGCCGGCGACAAGAAAGCCATCCCCGATCTGGCTTGGCTCTATGAAGGCAACGACGGCATCGCACAGGATCTGGTGAAGTCATGGCTGCTCTACCGGCTGGGCGTCGAACGCGGCGTGCCCAAGGCAGCCTATGAACTCGGCCTGTTTGTCGCCTGGGCCGACTACAAAGGCCACTGGCACAACCCGGTTCAGGGCTACGGGTATTGCCTTGTGGCTATCGACTGGGGCCATACCCTCAACGACGCTGACATCGCTGAGGAATGCGAACTTCTGGCCGAGGGGTTCGACGACGACCAGCGCGCCGCCGCCCGAGCCTTTGCCGAGGACATCAAGACCCGCTAA
- a CDS encoding c-type cytochrome, with translation MKSSFVALAALAVFATPTFAQDVPQAVKARQGQFNIMALNLGILGGMARGSVEYDAEAAQAAADSLVAVSMIAQPALWPEGTDSMSIDGTRAMPAVWENIDDVMAKWSGFGEAATAMAAVAGTGKDAIGPNMGALGAACKACHDTYRAPE, from the coding sequence ATGAAATCCTCGTTTGTCGCATTGGCCGCACTGGCCGTTTTTGCCACCCCCACCTTCGCCCAGGATGTGCCGCAGGCCGTCAAGGCGCGTCAGGGTCAATTCAATATTATGGCGCTGAACCTTGGCATCCTCGGCGGCATGGCCCGCGGATCCGTAGAATATGACGCCGAAGCGGCGCAGGCTGCTGCCGATTCTCTGGTGGCCGTGTCCATGATCGCGCAACCCGCCCTGTGGCCCGAAGGCACCGATTCAATGTCGATCGACGGCACCCGCGCCATGCCCGCCGTCTGGGAGAACATCGACGACGTGATGGCCAAATGGTCCGGGTTCGGCGAGGCGGCAACCGCCATGGCCGCTGTTGCCGGCACCGGCAAGGACGCGATTGGCCCGAACATGGGTGCGCTTGGCGCAGCCTGCAAAGCGTGCCACGACACCTACCGCGCGCCTGAGTAA
- a CDS encoding two-component system sensor histidine kinase NtrB translates to MGELDTNIWSSLPVPAILIDENDQIGDLNPAAEGFMNNSAKWLTGQPIWDRLAVDAPLEESFARAREQGTPLFVNDVDVGTGNRPPLVCNLQIAPLTDKPGWMIMLISPRELAGRMTQSHSVKSAAKSAIGMAEMLAHEIKNPLAGIAGAAQLLSMSLSPEDLELTDLIVVETRRIVKLLEQVEQFGNLSAPERREVNIHDVLDRARRSSLLGFGAHMKIIEDYDPSLPMALGDPDQLLQVILNLIKNASEAADPREGGTIRLHTFYEHSFRLRRADGSGQTLPLQVEIIDDGPGLPPDIKGDIFDPFVSGKENGTGLGLALVSKIISDHDGWISVDSVPGRTVFRISLPRAPAAPKEST, encoded by the coding sequence ATGGGCGAACTGGACACGAATATCTGGTCGTCACTGCCAGTTCCGGCAATCCTGATCGACGAGAATGACCAGATCGGCGATCTGAACCCGGCCGCCGAAGGGTTCATGAATAACTCGGCCAAGTGGTTGACCGGGCAGCCAATCTGGGACCGGCTGGCGGTTGACGCACCGCTGGAGGAAAGTTTCGCGCGTGCCCGCGAACAGGGCACGCCGCTATTTGTGAATGACGTCGACGTCGGCACCGGCAACCGCCCACCATTGGTCTGTAATCTGCAAATCGCACCGCTGACGGACAAGCCGGGCTGGATGATCATGCTGATCAGTCCGCGTGAACTGGCCGGGCGCATGACGCAAAGCCATTCGGTCAAATCGGCGGCAAAATCGGCCATCGGCATGGCGGAAATGCTGGCGCATGAGATCAAGAACCCGCTGGCGGGCATCGCCGGGGCCGCACAGCTTCTCAGTATGAGCTTGTCTCCGGAAGACCTTGAATTAACGGATCTTATCGTGGTCGAGACTCGGCGCATCGTCAAGTTGCTGGAACAGGTTGAACAGTTCGGCAACCTGTCGGCCCCTGAACGGCGCGAGGTCAACATTCACGATGTTCTGGACCGCGCCCGCCGCTCCTCATTGCTGGGATTCGGCGCGCACATGAAGATCATCGAGGACTATGATCCCTCGTTACCCATGGCGCTGGGAGATCCTGACCAGCTTTTGCAGGTGATCCTGAACCTGATCAAGAACGCATCGGAGGCGGCAGACCCACGGGAGGGGGGCACGATCCGCCTGCATACCTTCTATGAGCACAGCTTTCGCCTGCGCCGGGCTGACGGATCGGGTCAGACCCTGCCGCTGCAGGTCGAGATTATCGACGACGGACCCGGCCTGCCGCCGGACATCAAGGGCGACATCTTTGATCCCTTTGTGTCGGGCAAGGAAAACGGCACCGGCCTTGGTCTTGCCCTCGTGAGCAAGATCATTTCCGACCACGACGGGTGGATTTCGGTCGACAGCGTCCCGGGGCGGACGGTGTTTCGCATATCGCTGCCGCGCGCACCTGCGGCACCAAAGGAGAGCACATAA
- a CDS encoding type II toxin-antitoxin system RatA family toxin — translation MPTHSETRKLPYSAQQMYDLVADVGSYHEFLPWTAAARIRSRQQVDDHEVMLADLVISFKVFREKFGSRVTLWPDEKRIDTEYLDGPFKHMISKWKFRDVDGGVEVDFFVDFEFRNRILQGAAGMFFYDAMQRVVRAFERRAAELYG, via the coding sequence ATGCCGACCCACTCAGAGACCCGAAAACTGCCCTATTCCGCCCAACAGATGTACGATCTGGTGGCCGATGTGGGATCGTACCACGAATTCCTGCCGTGGACGGCGGCGGCGCGCATCCGGTCGCGCCAGCAAGTGGATGACCATGAGGTGATGCTTGCGGACCTCGTGATCTCGTTCAAAGTCTTCCGTGAGAAATTCGGCAGCCGCGTCACCCTGTGGCCGGACGAAAAACGGATCGACACGGAATACCTTGATGGCCCGTTCAAGCATATGATTTCAAAATGGAAATTCCGAGATGTGGACGGCGGGGTAGAGGTCGATTTCTTTGTCGATTTCGAATTCCGCAATCGCATCCTGCAGGGCGCGGCGGGGATGTTTTTCTACGACGCCATGCAGCGCGTCGTCCGTGCGTTTGAACGCCGCGCGGCAGAGCTTTACGGCTAA
- a CDS encoding phosphatidylglycerophosphatase A family protein produces MRWLASVGGVGYLRPAPGTWGSLAALPLAYGVHMIGGFWLLLVLTIAAFGLGWLAVIKLTADGHGEDPSWVVVDELVGQWIALFPISYGAILMSVDLWQLWPGWIAGFVLFRLFDIWKPWIIGAVDRMGSPLGVMLDDVLAGILAAMITVVLAGISHGMLM; encoded by the coding sequence ATGAGGTGGCTGGCCTCTGTCGGCGGTGTTGGATATCTGCGCCCCGCGCCGGGCACATGGGGCTCACTGGCAGCGCTGCCGCTGGCCTACGGCGTGCACATGATTGGCGGCTTTTGGCTGTTGCTGGTGTTGACCATCGCCGCCTTCGGGTTGGGGTGGCTTGCGGTGATCAAACTGACAGCCGACGGTCACGGCGAAGATCCGTCATGGGTGGTTGTCGATGAACTGGTCGGCCAGTGGATCGCCTTGTTTCCAATCAGTTATGGAGCGATTCTGATGTCGGTTGATCTGTGGCAGCTATGGCCCGGCTGGATCGCGGGCTTTGTCCTGTTTCGGCTGTTCGACATCTGGAAACCGTGGATCATTGGAGCTGTTGATCGTATGGGCTCCCCTTTGGGCGTTATGCTAGACGACGTGCTGGCGGGGATCCTCGCCGCGATGATCACCGTTGTGCTGGCCGGGATCTCACATGGGATGCTGATGTGA